One window from the genome of Bradyrhizobium xenonodulans encodes:
- the dapE gene encoding succinyl-diaminopimelate desuccinylase, whose translation MTDALSIARDLIRCPSVTPEDAGALGVLETALNAAGFICHRVTFSEAGTADVDNLYARIGTEGPHITFAGHTDVVPAGDESAWSVGAFSGEVKDGFLHGRGAVDMKGGIACSVAAVLEHLAANGGKPRADGKGSISFLITGDEEDVSINGTIKLLKWAAERGERFDHCVLGEPSNVETLGDTIKVGRRGSQSGTLYVDGVQGHVAYPHRASNPVPDISRLIVAISDEPLDHGSAQFQASNLEFTSVDVGNKASNVIPGEARAKFNIRYNDNHTQASLRELVETRLAKACGNRIKARIVWEPSNSNVFLTKPGPFTDLAVAAIEEVTGRKPELSTSGGTSDARFISSYCPVIEFGLVGQTMHQVDERVPVTDLEKLTRVYRGILTRYFG comes from the coding sequence ATGACCGATGCTCTCTCGATTGCCCGCGATCTGATCCGCTGTCCCTCGGTAACTCCTGAAGATGCCGGTGCACTGGGCGTGCTTGAAACAGCTCTGAACGCCGCCGGCTTCATTTGCCACCGCGTGACGTTCTCGGAGGCAGGCACCGCCGACGTCGACAATCTTTATGCGCGGATCGGCACTGAAGGTCCGCACATCACCTTTGCCGGCCACACCGACGTGGTGCCGGCAGGCGACGAGAGCGCCTGGAGCGTCGGCGCGTTCTCGGGCGAGGTGAAGGACGGCTTTCTGCACGGCCGCGGCGCGGTCGACATGAAGGGCGGCATCGCCTGCTCGGTCGCCGCCGTGCTGGAGCATCTCGCCGCGAATGGCGGCAAGCCACGCGCGGACGGAAAAGGTTCGATCTCGTTCCTGATCACCGGCGACGAGGAAGACGTTTCCATCAACGGCACGATCAAGCTGCTGAAGTGGGCCGCCGAGCGCGGCGAAAGATTCGATCATTGCGTGCTGGGCGAGCCCTCGAACGTCGAGACGCTCGGCGACACCATCAAGGTCGGCCGCCGCGGCTCGCAATCCGGCACGCTGTATGTCGACGGCGTGCAGGGCCATGTCGCCTACCCGCACCGCGCGTCCAACCCGGTGCCGGACATTTCGCGGCTGATCGTGGCGATCTCCGATGAGCCGCTCGACCATGGCAGCGCGCAGTTCCAGGCCTCCAACCTCGAATTCACTTCAGTGGACGTCGGCAACAAGGCGAGCAACGTCATCCCCGGCGAGGCCCGCGCCAAGTTCAACATCCGTTACAACGACAACCACACCCAGGCGAGCCTGCGCGAGTTGGTCGAGACGCGCCTTGCAAAAGCCTGCGGCAACCGCATCAAGGCCCGCATCGTCTGGGAGCCCTCGAACTCCAACGTGTTCCTGACCAAGCCCGGCCCGTTCACCGATCTCGCCGTCGCCGCGATCGAGGAGGTGACGGGCCGCAAGCCGGAGCTGTCGACATCAGGCGGCACCTCGGATGCGCGCTTCATCTCCAGTTATTGCCCGGTGATCGAGTTCGGCCTGGTCGGCCAGACGATGCACCAGGTGGACGAGCGGGTGCCGGTGACGGATCTGGAGAAATTGACGCGGGTGTATCGGGGAATACTGACGCGGTATTTTGGGTAG
- the truA gene encoding tRNA pseudouridine(38-40) synthase TruA, whose amino-acid sequence MPRYKLTIEYDGAPFFGWQVQETLPSVQGALEAAVKAMTGTDARVHGAGRTDAGVHARGQVAHVDIDKQFPQGRFRDGLNAHLRAHPVAVLEAEIVPDTFEARFSAVKRHYRYRVVNTRANLALDAGHAWRVPRRLDADAMHAAAQRLLGRHDFTTFRDTECQAKSPEKTLDQLDVTRDGREITIVTSARSFLHSQVRSMVGSLVWVGEGRWTADDLSAALEARNRAACGIVAPPDGLYLMKVDY is encoded by the coding sequence ATGCCCCGCTACAAGCTCACCATCGAATATGACGGCGCGCCGTTCTTCGGCTGGCAGGTGCAGGAGACGCTGCCCTCGGTGCAGGGCGCGCTGGAAGCGGCCGTGAAGGCGATGACCGGAACGGACGCGCGGGTCCATGGCGCCGGCCGCACCGATGCCGGCGTGCATGCGCGCGGCCAGGTCGCGCATGTCGACATCGACAAGCAGTTTCCGCAGGGCCGCTTTCGCGATGGTCTCAACGCGCATCTGCGCGCGCATCCGGTCGCGGTGCTCGAGGCCGAGATTGTGCCCGATACGTTCGAGGCGCGCTTCTCGGCGGTGAAGCGCCACTATCGCTACCGCGTCGTCAATACCCGCGCCAATCTCGCGCTCGATGCCGGCCATGCCTGGCGCGTGCCGCGTCGGCTCGACGCCGATGCGATGCATGCGGCGGCCCAACGCCTGCTCGGCAGGCACGATTTCACGACCTTCCGCGACACCGAATGCCAGGCCAAATCGCCGGAGAAGACGCTCGACCAGCTCGACGTGACGCGTGACGGGCGCGAGATCACGATTGTCACCTCGGCGCGCTCGTTCCTGCACAGCCAGGTGCGGTCGATGGTGGGCTCGCTGGTCTGGGTCGGCGAGGGCCGCTGGACCGCGGACGATCTCTCCGCCGCGCTAGAGGCCCGCAACCGCGCAGCGTGCGGCATCGTGGCGCCGCCGGATGGGCTGTATCTGATGAAGGTGGATTATTGA
- the fmt gene encoding methionyl-tRNA formyltransferase yields MPLRLIFMGTPDFSVPTLLELVAHGHEIVAVYTRAPKPGGRRGLQLQPTPVEEAARRLGIPVLTPKTLKTPEARDEFSAFDADAAVVVAYGMILPQAILDAPKLGCYNLHASLLPRWRGAAPINRAIMAGDAESGVMVMKMDVGLDTGDVAMAERLPITDTMTAVDLHDRLSRLGADLMVRAMAALARGGLQLKKQSEDGVTYAAKIDKAEARIDWTKPARAVLRHIHGLSPFPGAWVELESARVKILRCELAKGSGAPGEVLDDLLTIACGDGAIRIIELQREGKGRMQAADFLRGVPLKAGAKFT; encoded by the coding sequence ATGCCCCTCCGCCTGATCTTCATGGGCACGCCCGATTTCTCCGTGCCGACGCTGCTCGAGCTGGTCGCGCATGGCCACGAGATCGTCGCCGTCTACACCCGCGCGCCGAAGCCTGGCGGGCGGCGCGGCCTGCAATTGCAGCCGACCCCGGTCGAGGAGGCCGCGCGAAGACTCGGCATTCCCGTGCTGACGCCGAAGACGCTGAAGACACCGGAAGCGCGCGACGAGTTCAGCGCCTTCGACGCCGATGCGGCCGTCGTCGTTGCCTATGGCATGATTCTGCCGCAGGCGATCCTCGATGCGCCGAAGCTCGGCTGCTACAATCTGCATGCTTCGCTCTTGCCGCGCTGGCGGGGTGCGGCGCCGATCAATCGCGCGATCATGGCCGGCGATGCCGAGAGTGGCGTGATGGTGATGAAGATGGACGTCGGCCTGGACACCGGCGATGTCGCCATGGCCGAGCGCCTTCCGATCACCGACACGATGACCGCCGTCGACCTGCACGATCGCCTCTCCCGCCTCGGCGCCGATCTGATGGTGCGCGCCATGGCCGCGCTCGCCCGCGGCGGGCTCCAGCTCAAGAAGCAGAGCGAGGACGGCGTCACTTACGCTGCCAAGATCGACAAGGCCGAAGCGCGGATCGACTGGACCAAACCGGCGCGCGCCGTGCTGCGCCACATCCATGGCCTGTCGCCGTTCCCCGGCGCCTGGGTCGAGCTCGAGAGTGCGCGCGTCAAAATCCTGCGCTGTGAGCTCGCGAAAGGCTCGGGTGCGCCGGGCGAGGTGCTCGACGATCTCCTCACCATCGCCTGTGGCGACGGCGCCATCCGCATCATCGAGCTCCAGCGCGAAGGCAAGGGCCGGATGCAGGCCGCGGACTTTTTGCGCGGCGTACCGCTGAAAGCAGGCGCCAAATTCACCTGA
- the def gene encoding peptide deformylase, translating to MALREIIILPDKQLRLVSKPIEKVTPEIRKLADDMFETMYDAPGIGLAAIQVAQPLRLITMDLAKRDENGETTPLPRVFINPEILSASEELSVYEEGCLSIPEYYEEVERPAKVRVRFTDLDGKVHEEDAEGLYATCIQHEIDHLNGVLFVDYLSKLKRDRVIKKFEKAAKRAE from the coding sequence ATGGCCCTCCGAGAAATCATCATCCTGCCCGACAAGCAGCTGCGTCTGGTCTCCAAGCCGATCGAAAAGGTCACGCCGGAGATCCGCAAGCTTGCCGACGACATGTTCGAGACCATGTACGACGCGCCCGGCATCGGGCTTGCCGCGATCCAGGTCGCGCAGCCGTTGCGGCTGATCACCATGGACCTCGCCAAGCGCGACGAGAACGGCGAGACCACGCCGCTTCCGCGCGTCTTCATCAATCCGGAGATTCTCTCCGCCTCGGAGGAGCTCTCGGTCTACGAGGAGGGCTGCCTCTCGATCCCCGAATATTACGAGGAGGTCGAGAGACCGGCGAAGGTGCGCGTCCGCTTCACCGATCTCGACGGCAAGGTGCACGAGGAGGATGCCGAAGGCCTCTACGCCACCTGCATCCAGCACGAGATCGACCACCTCAACGGCGTCTTGTTCGTCGACTATCTGTCGAAGCTCAAGCGCGACCGCGTGATCAAGAAGTTCGAGAAAGCCGCCAAGCGCGCGGAGTGA
- a CDS encoding DNA recombination protein RmuC, with translation MNEIIFLAGDWPVRTIDALIGFGALVLILLVVIAVVIARSGRRGAELAMASAIRADELEERLSQVLHAQSEAAGRADAMTQALAGRQAEMARAVNERLDSVTHRVGQSMEHTTRNTMESLRALHERLGIIDSAHKNLTDLTTQVTTLRDVLANKQSRGAFGQARMEAIVQDGLPKGAYEFQFTLSTGKRPDCVVFLPDQRPLCIDAKFPLEAMTALHDARTDEERRVATQRLRGDVMKHVSDIAEKYLVAGETQEMALMFVPSESVYAEIHDGFDDVIQKAYRARVVLVSPSLLMLAIQVMQQIMKDARMRDAADQIRTEVIKLGDDLGRLRDRVLKLQKHFADVNEDVRQVLISADKIEKRAGRIEELDFSKTDAPEGPHLVATGAAELFPRKLQAGE, from the coding sequence ATGAACGAGATCATTTTCTTGGCTGGCGACTGGCCGGTGCGCACCATCGATGCGCTGATCGGCTTTGGCGCCCTCGTCCTCATCCTGCTGGTGGTGATTGCCGTGGTGATCGCCCGCTCGGGGCGGCGCGGCGCGGAACTCGCGATGGCGAGCGCGATCCGGGCCGACGAGCTCGAGGAGCGCCTGAGCCAAGTGCTGCACGCCCAGAGCGAGGCGGCCGGGCGGGCCGACGCCATGACCCAGGCGCTGGCCGGTCGCCAGGCCGAGATGGCGCGCGCGGTCAACGAGCGGCTGGATTCGGTGACCCATCGTGTCGGCCAGTCCATGGAGCACACCACCCGGAACACCATGGAGAGCCTGCGCGCGCTGCACGAGCGGCTCGGCATCATCGACAGCGCCCACAAGAACCTGACCGACCTCACCACGCAGGTGACCACCTTGCGCGACGTGCTCGCCAACAAGCAGTCGCGCGGCGCCTTCGGCCAGGCGCGGATGGAGGCGATCGTCCAGGACGGCTTGCCGAAGGGCGCCTACGAATTCCAGTTCACGCTCTCGACCGGCAAGCGGCCCGACTGCGTGGTGTTCCTGCCCGATCAGCGCCCGCTCTGCATCGACGCAAAATTTCCGCTGGAAGCGATGACCGCGCTGCACGACGCGCGCACCGACGAGGAGCGCAGGGTCGCCACGCAGCGGCTGCGCGGCGACGTCATGAAGCATGTCAGCGACATCGCCGAAAAATATCTCGTCGCCGGCGAGACCCAGGAGATGGCGCTGATGTTCGTGCCGTCGGAATCGGTCTACGCGGAAATCCACGACGGCTTCGACGACGTGATCCAGAAGGCCTACCGCGCCCGTGTGGTGCTGGTGTCGCCGTCGCTGCTGATGCTGGCGATCCAGGTCATGCAGCAGATCATGAAGGACGCGCGCATGCGCGATGCCGCCGACCAGATCCGCACTGAGGTCATCAAGCTCGGCGACGATTTGGGACGCCTGCGCGACCGCGTGCTGAAGCTGCAGAAGCATTTTGCCGACGTGAACGAGGACGTGCGGCAGGTGCTGATCTCCGCCGACAAGATCGAGAAGCGCGCCGGGCGAATCGAGGAGCTCGATTTCAGCAAGACCGACGCACCGGAAGGCCCGCATCTCGTCGCGACGGGGGCGGCGGAGCTGTTCCCAAGGAAGCTCCAGGCGGGGGAGTGA
- a CDS encoding GIY-YIG nuclease family protein has translation MGERCYYVYILASKIGGTLYIGVTNDLIRRVAEHKSKLIESFTEKYDVARLVYFEQFDDPENAIKREKRLKKWNRAWKVRLIEKNNPNWDDLYHEIAGSP, from the coding sequence ATGGGCGAACGCTGCTACTACGTCTACATCCTCGCCAGCAAGATCGGCGGCACGCTCTATATCGGCGTAACGAATGATCTCATCCGCCGCGTGGCAGAGCACAAATCAAAGCTGATCGAGAGCTTCACGGAAAAATATGACGTCGCCAGGCTGGTCTATTTCGAACAATTCGATGATCCCGAGAATGCGATCAAGCGGGAGAAGCGGCTGAAGAAGTGGAACAGAGCCTGGAAAGTTCGGTTGATCGAGAAGAACAATCCGAATTGGGATGATCTGTATCACGAGATTGCCGGCTCACCATGA
- a CDS encoding AmpG family muropeptide MFS transporter: protein MTAPDATSPTAPATSWRDSLAVYLQPRVLIVLFLGFSSGLPLALSGSTLLVWMREAGVDLKTIGLFALVGTPYTLKFLWAPLVDALHVPLFTRAFGRRRGWLLFSQLLLIVAILLLALTDPARSPFYVALGALLVATTSSTQDIVVDAFRVESLPESEQAAGMAAYVAAYRIGMLVSTAGALFIVSGFEGTGLTRTSAWMWGYVVMAAMVLIGTITALVATEPEQSVRAEAATQTETAFARVLNAAIGAFSEFLSRKDALAALAFVVLFKFTDAFSGTMTAPFVIDLGFTRNDYAAIVKGVGLAATLIGGFAGGFVARRYPLAASLWIGGVVQALANLTFSWLAVVGTNQWALALAICAENFTSAIGTVIFVAYLSALCQNPLHTATQYALLTALAAVGRTYLSSGAGFVADMTGWPLFFVICVLVAIPSLVLLAWLQKRGHFEALGPVRV, encoded by the coding sequence ATGACTGCACCCGACGCCACCTCGCCCACCGCCCCCGCCACCTCCTGGCGCGACAGCCTGGCCGTTTACCTGCAGCCGCGGGTGCTGATCGTGCTGTTCCTCGGCTTTTCCTCAGGCCTGCCGCTGGCGCTGTCGGGCTCGACGCTGCTGGTGTGGATGCGCGAGGCCGGGGTCGACCTCAAGACCATCGGGCTGTTTGCGCTGGTCGGCACGCCCTACACACTGAAATTTTTATGGGCGCCGCTGGTGGATGCGCTGCATGTGCCGCTGTTCACGCGCGCCTTCGGGCGGCGGCGTGGCTGGCTGCTGTTCTCGCAGCTATTGCTGATCGTCGCGATCCTGCTGCTGGCACTGACCGACCCCGCCCGCTCGCCGTTCTATGTCGCACTCGGCGCGCTGCTGGTGGCGACGACGTCGTCGACGCAGGACATCGTCGTCGACGCCTTCCGCGTCGAGAGCCTGCCCGAGAGCGAGCAGGCCGCCGGCATGGCCGCCTACGTCGCCGCCTATCGCATCGGCATGCTGGTCTCGACCGCGGGCGCGCTGTTCATCGTCTCGGGCTTCGAGGGCACCGGCCTCACGCGCACCTCGGCCTGGATGTGGGGCTATGTGGTGATGGCGGCGATGGTGCTGATCGGGACGATCACGGCGCTGGTCGCGACCGAGCCCGAGCAATCGGTGCGGGCGGAAGCTGCGACGCAAACCGAGACCGCGTTCGCACGCGTGCTGAACGCAGCGATCGGCGCCTTCTCCGAGTTCCTGTCGCGCAAGGACGCGCTCGCCGCGCTCGCCTTCGTGGTGCTGTTCAAGTTCACCGACGCGTTCTCGGGCACCATGACGGCGCCGTTCGTGATCGACCTCGGCTTCACCCGCAACGATTATGCGGCGATCGTGAAAGGCGTCGGCCTCGCTGCGACACTGATCGGCGGCTTTGCCGGCGGTTTTGTCGCGCGGCGCTATCCGCTGGCAGCATCGCTCTGGATCGGCGGCGTGGTGCAGGCGCTGGCCAATCTGACCTTCTCCTGGCTCGCAGTGGTCGGCACCAATCAATGGGCGCTGGCGCTCGCCATCTGCGCCGAGAACTTCACCAGCGCCATCGGCACCGTGATCTTCGTCGCCTATCTGTCGGCGCTGTGCCAGAACCCGCTGCACACAGCGACGCAATATGCGCTGCTCACCGCTCTGGCCGCGGTGGGGCGGACGTATCTCTCGTCAGGCGCAGGCTTCGTGGCTGATATGACCGGCTGGCCGCTGTTCTTCGTGATCTGCGTGCTAGTGGCGATCCCGAGCCTGGTGCTGCTGGCCTGGCTGCAGAAGCGCGGGCATTTTGAGGCGTTGGGGCCGGTAAGGGTGTAG
- the recR gene encoding recombination mediator RecR, translated as MGAVAGPEIERLVQLLARLPGLGPRSARRAALHLIKKREALMMPLSSALQVALDKVQVCKTCGNIDTQNPCTVCTDPKRDPAIIVVVADVADLWALERANATQGRYHVLGATLSPLDGVGPQDLTIDALVARAHAAEVHEIILALNATVDGQTTAHYITDLLQDANVKVTRLAHGVPVGGELDYLDEGTLSAAMRQRTLF; from the coding sequence ATGGGCGCGGTTGCAGGTCCCGAAATCGAGCGGCTGGTCCAGCTCCTCGCACGGCTGCCGGGCCTCGGTCCGCGCTCGGCGCGGCGCGCGGCGCTGCACCTGATCAAGAAGCGCGAAGCGCTGATGATGCCGCTGTCTTCGGCCTTGCAGGTCGCGCTCGACAAGGTCCAGGTCTGCAAGACCTGCGGCAACATCGACACGCAAAATCCCTGCACGGTCTGCACCGATCCGAAGCGCGATCCAGCGATCATCGTCGTCGTCGCCGACGTTGCCGATCTCTGGGCGCTGGAGCGGGCCAATGCGACCCAGGGACGCTATCATGTGCTGGGCGCGACATTGTCGCCGCTCGACGGCGTCGGCCCGCAAGACCTCACCATCGACGCGCTGGTCGCGCGTGCCCACGCGGCCGAGGTGCACGAGATCATCCTGGCGCTGAATGCCACGGTCGACGGTCAGACCACGGCGCATTACATCACCGACCTGCTCCAGGACGCCAATGTGAAGGTGACGCGGCTTGCGCATGGCGTGCCGGTCGGCGGCGAGCTTGATTATCTCGATGAAGGTACGCTATCGGCCGCGATGCGGCAGCGCACCCTGTTCTAG
- a CDS encoding YbaB/EbfC family nucleoid-associated protein, which translates to MADFLGMMKQAAQLQSKMQEMQDALANVEVEGISGGGLVVVRMTAKMDVKGITIDPSLMKAEEREVLEDLLVTALGDARRKAETAVQEKMQSLTGGLGLPPGLFGQ; encoded by the coding sequence ATGGCTGATTTTCTCGGCATGATGAAGCAGGCGGCGCAACTGCAATCCAAGATGCAGGAGATGCAGGACGCGCTTGCCAATGTGGAAGTCGAAGGCATCTCCGGCGGCGGCCTCGTCGTCGTGCGCATGACCGCGAAGATGGACGTGAAGGGCATCACAATCGATCCCTCGCTGATGAAGGCCGAAGAGCGCGAGGTGCTTGAGGACCTGCTCGTCACCGCGCTCGGCGATGCCCGCCGCAAGGCCGAAACCGCCGTGCAGGAGAAGATGCAGTCGCTCACCGGCGGGCTCGGCCTGCCGCCGGGGCTGTTCGGCCAGTAA
- a CDS encoding DNA polymerase III subunit gamma/tau has product MTDAGAPPNPDSQAGNAPYRVLARKYRPSSFDDLIGQEAVVRTVSNAFETGRIPQAWILTGVRGVGKTTTARILARALNYEMPDGSVKGPTIHMPTLGVHCQAIMESRHMDILEMDAASHTGVDDVRQINDSVRYAPASARYKVYIIDEVHMLSTAAFNAFLKTLEEPPEHAKFVFATTEIRKVPVTVLSRCQRFDLRRVEADVLMKHLANIATKENVEIEPEALGIIARAAEGSVRDSLSLLDQAIAHAAGTVKADAVRQMLGLADRTRVIDLFDSLARGDIAAAFKEFRDQYDVGADPIVVLSDLAEFVNFVTRVKIVPATADNVAYGETERVRARDFASKISMRVLSRMWQMLLKGIAEVQAATRPAAAAEMVLVRIAYVADLPTPDEAIKMLEQSGGGSPVVNGGSAARSSAPAAPMASAAPVRMPTSSPSSFGGGARPQMAAPAASPQAVPPQLRITSFTQLVALAGQKRDIMTKGALEGDMRLVRFEEGRLEVGLEPNASKTMISELARKFEQWTGRRWTIIVSNEQGQPTLRSVNQAAKQEHARSAEADPRVQEVLSRFPGAKVVEVRRLAPEAPESNINADYGSDDPPDGSEGDDL; this is encoded by the coding sequence ATGACCGACGCTGGCGCCCCTCCCAATCCTGACAGCCAGGCCGGAAACGCACCTTACCGGGTGCTGGCGCGCAAATACCGCCCCTCCTCTTTCGACGATCTGATCGGCCAGGAGGCTGTGGTGCGCACCGTCTCGAATGCGTTCGAGACCGGGCGCATCCCGCAGGCCTGGATACTCACCGGCGTCCGCGGCGTCGGCAAGACCACCACCGCGCGCATCTTGGCCCGTGCGCTCAACTACGAGATGCCGGACGGTTCGGTGAAGGGCCCGACCATCCACATGCCGACCCTCGGTGTGCATTGCCAGGCGATCATGGAAAGCCGGCACATGGATATCCTGGAGATGGACGCCGCCTCGCATACGGGCGTTGACGACGTCCGCCAGATCAATGACAGCGTGCGCTACGCGCCGGCCAGCGCCCGCTACAAGGTCTACATCATCGACGAAGTCCACATGCTGTCGACGGCGGCGTTCAACGCCTTCCTGAAGACGCTGGAGGAGCCGCCGGAGCACGCCAAATTCGTGTTCGCCACCACCGAGATCCGCAAGGTTCCGGTGACCGTGCTGTCGCGCTGCCAGCGTTTCGACCTGCGCCGCGTCGAGGCCGACGTGCTGATGAAGCACCTCGCCAATATCGCGACAAAGGAAAACGTCGAGATTGAGCCGGAAGCGCTCGGCATCATCGCGCGCGCCGCCGAAGGCTCGGTGCGCGACTCTCTGTCGCTGCTTGATCAGGCCATCGCGCATGCCGCAGGCACAGTGAAGGCCGACGCGGTCCGGCAGATGCTGGGCCTCGCCGACCGCACCCGCGTCATTGATCTCTTCGACTCGCTGGCGCGCGGCGACATTGCCGCCGCCTTCAAAGAGTTCCGCGACCAATATGACGTCGGCGCCGATCCGATCGTCGTTCTCTCGGACCTCGCCGAATTCGTCAATTTCGTCACCCGCGTGAAGATCGTGCCGGCCACCGCCGACAATGTCGCCTATGGCGAGACCGAGCGGGTGCGCGCGCGAGACTTCGCGTCCAAGATTTCCATGCGCGTGTTGTCACGGATGTGGCAGATGCTGCTCAAGGGCATCGCCGAGGTGCAGGCGGCGACGCGCCCTGCCGCGGCCGCCGAGATGGTGCTGGTGCGCATCGCCTATGTCGCCGACCTGCCGACACCGGACGAAGCGATCAAAATGCTGGAGCAGAGCGGCGGCGGCTCGCCGGTCGTGAACGGCGGCAGTGCTGCGCGCAGCAGCGCGCCGGCCGCGCCGATGGCGTCCGCAGCGCCGGTTCGCATGCCGACCTCGTCGCCGTCTTCGTTCGGCGGCGGCGCCCGGCCGCAGATGGCGGCGCCCGCAGCCAGCCCGCAAGCTGTTCCGCCCCAGCTGCGCATCACCAGCTTCACCCAGCTCGTCGCGCTCGCCGGCCAGAAGCGCGACATCATGACCAAAGGCGCGCTCGAAGGCGACATGCGCCTCGTGCGTTTCGAGGAGGGCCGGCTGGAAGTCGGGCTCGAGCCGAACGCCTCCAAGACCATGATCTCCGAACTCGCGCGCAAGTTCGAGCAGTGGACCGGCCGGCGCTGGACCATCATCGTCTCCAACGAGCAGGGCCAGCCGACGCTGCGCTCGGTGAACCAGGCGGCCAAGCAGGAACATGCGCGCTCCGCCGAGGCCGATCCGCGCGTACAGGAGGTGCTGTCGCGTTTCCCCGGCGCGAAGGTCGTCGAGGTCCGCAGGCTTGCTCCCGAGGCGCCGGAGTCCAATATTAACGCTGACTATGGCAGTGACGATCCGCCCGACGGTTCCGAAGGCGACGATCTCTAG
- a CDS encoding transporter substrate-binding domain-containing protein, with translation MVTRRDVASIVGLGAIGAAAAGALASPAVAQAADPNESTFARIRRTKKMRIGAVGGGAPYYMKDLSSGQWKGFYVDIAKALADDMEAELEITETTWGNSVLDLQANKIDIFFGLNPTPKRALVIDFSVPVFNNAFAILCKKDFKPKSWAELNSPDIKIAVDQGSSHDQVVSRLTPKAQITRLKTADDATAALQTGRVDAQCLITMLSLTVLKKNPSLGQLVLPTPIFATTSNAGFRRETDKTWRDYVNTWIDFNKGLGFIRNAIITNMELVGVTEADIPPGVSL, from the coding sequence ATGGTTACACGTCGTGATGTTGCATCGATTGTCGGACTTGGCGCCATCGGCGCGGCGGCCGCGGGCGCGCTGGCTTCGCCCGCCGTGGCGCAAGCCGCCGATCCCAACGAATCGACCTTCGCCCGCATCCGCCGGACCAAGAAGATGCGGATCGGCGCGGTCGGCGGCGGCGCGCCCTATTACATGAAGGATCTGTCCAGCGGACAGTGGAAGGGCTTCTACGTCGACATCGCCAAGGCGCTCGCCGACGACATGGAGGCCGAGCTCGAGATCACCGAAACCACCTGGGGCAATTCGGTGCTCGACCTGCAGGCCAACAAGATCGACATCTTCTTCGGCCTCAACCCGACCCCGAAGCGCGCGCTGGTGATCGACTTCTCGGTGCCGGTCTTCAACAACGCCTTTGCCATCCTCTGCAAGAAGGACTTCAAGCCGAAGAGCTGGGCCGAGCTGAACTCGCCCGACATCAAGATCGCCGTCGACCAGGGCTCCTCGCACGACCAGGTCGTCAGCCGCCTGACGCCGAAGGCGCAGATCACCCGGCTGAAGACCGCGGACGATGCCACCGCCGCGCTGCAGACCGGCCGCGTCGACGCGCAATGCCTGATCACCATGCTGTCGCTGACCGTGCTGAAGAAGAACCCCTCGCTCGGCCAGCTCGTGCTGCCGACCCCGATCTTTGCGACGACGTCCAACGCCGGCTTCCGCCGCGAGACCGACAAGACCTGGCGCGACTACGTCAACACCTGGATCGACTTCAACAAGGGCCTCGGCTTCATCCGCAACGCCATCATCACCAACATGGAGCTGGTGGGCGTGACGGAAGCGGACATTCCGCCGGGCGTGTCGCTCTAA
- a CDS encoding amino acid ABC transporter permease, whose translation MYQWDFGILWSYRWLFLNGLGVTVGFTVVIVVLGLVFGLFGAFGSLSRFKAVRLVALTFIEAFRCTPILVQLIWFYYALPILAGVEMTPITASALALSLYGGSFYSEIIRGGIISIDKGQSEAGAALGMTPGQSMRRIVLPQAIKRMIPALMNQSIIQFKNTSLVSVLAVPDLVYQSQVAAHDSYRPLETYTAVAVAYAAILIPLTILVRRGEKRLAVSE comes from the coding sequence ATGTATCAGTGGGACTTCGGCATCCTCTGGAGCTATCGCTGGCTCTTTCTCAACGGGCTCGGCGTCACGGTCGGCTTCACCGTGGTGATCGTGGTGCTTGGCCTCGTGTTCGGCCTGTTCGGGGCGTTCGGCAGCCTGTCGCGCTTCAAGGCGGTGCGCCTCGTCGCCCTCACTTTCATCGAGGCGTTCCGCTGCACGCCGATCCTGGTGCAGCTGATCTGGTTCTACTACGCGCTGCCGATCCTGGCCGGCGTCGAGATGACGCCGATCACGGCCTCGGCGCTGGCGCTGTCGCTCTATGGTGGCTCGTTCTATTCCGAGATCATTCGCGGCGGCATCATCTCGATCGACAAGGGCCAGTCCGAAGCCGGCGCCGCGCTCGGCATGACGCCGGGCCAGAGCATGCGGCGCATCGTGCTGCCGCAGGCGATCAAGCGCATGATTCCGGCGCTGATGAACCAGTCGATCATCCAGTTCAAGAACACCTCGCTGGTCTCGGTGCTGGCGGTGCCCGATCTCGTCTACCAGAGCCAGGTCGCCGCCCATGACAGCTACCGGCCGCTGGAAACCTACACCGCCGTCGCGGTCGCCTATGCAGCGATCCTGATTCCGCTGACTATCCTCGTCCGGCGCGGCGAGAAGCGACTGGCGGTCAGCGAATGA